The sequence GGTTCCGTTGGCTGGAGCTTGGTAAAGGTTTAGCGTTTGATATTCGAACAGAGCAAATGCTTATTTCTGCCTGTCAAAAGTCTAATTATACAACTGTTGAGCTATTAAGAGGTGCATAAAAATAGACCTCATTAGAGGTCTATTAAGTAGCAATTGGGTACCTTGTTAAATTGATAATTGCACTGTTTTTTTTAGGTATTTCGCAATAGGCATAAAGATTATAAAACTAATTAAAGCACCTATAGTGTTTAATATCACATCATCTATATTGGTCATTCTGTAATTGAAACCTAGGAATAAAGAGAACGTAAATTGAGCTAGTTCTATTCCAATTGAAGTTGTAAGTGCAATTAATGTGATTTTACTTATGTTCATATACTTATTACTTAATAGAGGCAAAAAGATACTTAATGGCATTAGTAGAACTAGATTTCCTCCCAGTGCTCTTCTTATTCCGTATCCTTGATTTATTGTTTCTAGAATAGTTTTAAAGGGAATGAAATTATTCGATATATAATTTATCTCCCTCCTATGTTCAATTAAATTCCTTTGTACGGGAAAGGGGAACAAAGTTACTGCCACTACTGCTACTAAATATGCAAAGAAACCAAAGATAAGAAGTTGTTTTTGAAGGGAGTATTTTTTCTTTATACCAACTAAAAGTACAGTTAGATATATAGGGATAGATATTAACACTAAAAAACTTATATCTAGCATGATTTAATCCTCCTTATTTTTCCTGTTATTTACATATTCAACATTCTTTATAAAATCCCTTCTAGAGAAAGGTATTGGGTTAAAAAATTTAAAAAAACAACAATACTTACGAAAACAGCCTTCACTAATAATGGTGTAAGCTTGTTGTGGCCATTTGACAAAGGAAGAAAAGGATTTAGGTTATGGGAACACAAAGATAGAGAAATTCCTGAAACAGTAATTTACCTTCTGTCTTGGCTGGCAACGTGGATGATTTGGTATAAGCATTTTAGAGTTTATTTTTGAATGATATCTCTAGTGATTTACTATTTAGAATTTGTTTACTATCTACCTCATCTAATTGTTCTTCGATTTCTGTCTCCAGTTCGATTTGGACTTCAGGATCTTCGTTAAATAGGTAGTTTATACCTACAGTAATGAGAACTATTGGTATAATAAAATACAGTATGTCCAAACCGCTTTTTATTATCATTTTCTCTAAAATGAACTTCCTAACAGATATCATTAGAAATAGAATTACAAGTAATAATATCCCATTGAGAATAAAAATGAACCCTATAGCCTCTGATTTTGTTAATCCTTGAATAGTTCCCAGTACACTTATATTTCCAACTATCAGAGCAAATACTGCAATAAATATCGAAAGAATTTCTATGTTTTTTATCAAATTATTATCGATTTTTTCAGTAAGCGATTTTAATCCCACGTATTTTCTATCTATTAAAGTTATTTGCTCTTGCAGTTCAAGTAAAGATTTGTTTGTTTCATCGTAAATTAAACTATTATAATACGCTCTGCCACTAAAAGTACGTTCTGAATCTTCAGTTAATTTTATGTACTGTTCTTGCTCCTTCCACTTTAATTCGTCTACAAAGTGATTCTCAAGTATTTCTTTTGAGTTATGTTTGGTGTTGTCTACATACTTGATACTTCCAGGAGGCATATAGGATATTAGACCCTGGAAATATAGCCCATCTAATAGTTTGTCATATTTGACATCAGTTATATCTTCAAAGTATTTTTTCTTGATTTCTTTTCTGTTTTTAAGGTTCTGCCCGATTATCTTTCCTTTTTTAAGATCACCTAAAACTAGAATGATTTCTTTCTGCTTTTCGTTTAAGTTCAGTATACTTACCACCCTCTCTAATGGCAGTCTTAGGGCTTATCCCGTTTATGTATTCATAGAATACTAAAGAGATAGTTTGTCCACCCTAGCAAGCAATTTAAAACTGTTTACCCTTTTATTCGACATAACCTTGTATTTTCCTTCAGAATGAATAAAAGTAATCCTATAGCATGCCACACCACACCACACAAAAAAACAAACACCCCAACCCACCCTTGCGCTAAGCCAAATACAAACTAGCTTAACTACTTGAGATAAATTGAGGGTGTTTACCCTTTGATGAATCCTAGCTTACACTCCAGAATTGCTCCAGAGGCTAAAGTGTACACCCCAACCCACCCAGGTACTAAGCCAAATGTAAACTAGCTTAACTACTTGAGATGAATTGAGGTGTCTATCTTTAATGAACTCTACCTTACACCGCAGAGTTGTACCAAGGCTAAAGAGAACACCCCAACCACCCCAGCGCTATGCCAAATACAAACTAGCTTACCTTCTTGAGATGTATTGTGGTGTTACTTTCATAATTATTGTTAGGTTACTAATCATACTTACTGACTTAATTTCAAGGCAACAGAATTATAAGTGCTGCCTCCCACCTTGATTTAGGACAAGTAAGGCACTTAAAGCGGATATTACCAAAACCCAAAAAACTAGAAAAATAGGATAATGTATAATGTTTCCAAATACGGAAATAGGATTGTACTCAATAAAACTAGAGTAAAAGTTATTTACCAGCAACCTGATACTGAAGTTATTGATATACTTAAACTTGACTGATTCGGCTACTATGTTTATCAACACCATTACTATCATAGCGGTAAACGTTTTCCTAGTAAATAAAGCTATGACTAATGTTAGTAAAGCTAAACTCATTGCTGACAGTAAAGTGAATAGGAAGAATACAGTTAACCCAATCAGTGGTGTTACATTAGGCAAATATATGAACCCCATCTGGGATATCCTTCCTTGAAAACCATTCACCCCTTCTAGGGATAATTTCATGATGAGTTCTGTCACAAAGAAGGACGCTAATAGAAATGTCCCGAAAATCATAGATGCAAACATTCTTGCCTTGACCAATTTAGTTCTGCCATACTTTGAACTCAATGTTAAAGAGGCAACACCACTGCTATAATCCTCTCCGAAAACCGGAGCCATTGCAACTACCAATACTATCATTAGGAACAGTAAGAAGTTTTGCTGAGAAATATAGTCCCAGCGCATAATATAAAATCTATCAGTGATAACATTCTCTGTTAAACCTAAATAACCGCTGAGTTTTGTATGTTCTGCGGACTGTGGTTCATGGTTGTTTAGCATACCTATTAGTTCATCCCTATTTTCAAATGTTCTATTACCATAGGAAAAAGGAAAAAGTGGATTGTCCTGATAGTTTAAGTAGTCATTATAAACAAATCTCCTCATTACTAGCTGTGATCCCTCAGCTTCAGTTTTTGCATGCTGTCTTTCCTGATCTATGTTCTTAATTTGCTGTTTGGCAAACTCTCTTTTTTCAGGGGTTATTTCACCCTGTATTATGTTTAACTCCTCCCCCATGTTTTCCATGTACATATTATAGTTAAGAAAGCTATCATAGTCGTAATTTACTATATATAAATTAAGCAAGATTAGCAATAGGGTAATTACAAATACATATTTTCTCTTCGCAAAGCGTTTTAATTCCCATTTAATGAGAGTACCCATTTTTCTCCCCCTCCTTTTCCAAGTGATAAATGTATGCATCCTCTAGGGATCCTTTAACTAAGTTACCTTCTTTTACTTCTTTGTCACTAATTATTCGGAGCCTTACTTGTCCATCGGACTCAATCTCCCTTCTTGAAATCAAGTAGGTTTCATTATATTCCCCATACATATTTTCTTCTATCTTAATCTCAAATACCTTACCGTTAACATTTCCTAGTAACTCTTCTGGAGAATACTTACCTTTAAGGGTACCTTTATTCATAAGAATTACTTCTGTGGCAAGCCCCTCTATGTCAGAGATTATGTGGGTTGATAGAATTATAACTTTATTGACTGATATTCTGGATAATAGGTTCTTAAAGCGAATCCTCTCCATAGGGTCCAGGCCTACTGTTGGCTCATCCAATATCAAAATTTTGGGATCATTTAATAATGCCTGAGCAATTCCAAGTCTTCTTTTCATTCCACCTGAGTATTTAGCTATTTTCTTCTTTTTTTCATATGTTAAGTTTACTAATTCTAAAGTCTCTTGCACCTTCTTATCAGTTTCTTTTTTGGTTAGACCTTTAAGGACAGCAATATATCGCAAAAATTCTTCGCCAGTAAAGTGCTCATAAAACCCCAGCTCCTGTGGAAGATATCCTAATAAATCCCTATATTTTTCATCAAGGTCTTCTTTTTTCATACCATCAAAACTTATATACCCTTTGTCTTGAGGCAATATATCACAGATTATTCTCATAAGTGTAGTCTTACCTGCACCATTAGGCCCAACTAGACCATATATCCCACCAAATAATTGGAATGAAATATTATCCAGTATTACTTTGTTATTATATATCTTGCTAATGTTGCTAATTTCTAAATTCATAATGTTCCTCCCATTTTTTACGAGCTAAGCTGGACTGATATATCATAGTCCCTCTTAGTCATTTTTATTATATATTGAATGAATAGTCCTGTAGTTAGTACAGCCCCTAAAATGTAGTTAATCGTGGATACACTCTCTAATAATTGAAAATACCTAGTAGAAAATAACGGTCCACCACTGAAAACTAACCATAGAACCATTGTAATAACGGAACCCAGTAAACCCCTAGAGTAAAATAATATCCATAAACTCATAACACTTAATACACCAAGGACAAACAAAGATATGGAAAGGTACTTAACTATATCAATCTCAGCACCACTGCCAACCACCCATATACTCATAATTAGCAAAATGGTAAGGGCCACGCTGTAGTTTATAAATAGCTTACTGAACAACCTGTTCTTCCAGCTTCTTTTTAAACTAAGTTCAAGTTCTAACATGTTGCTTAATTTACTTTTATTTAGGCTTATGAACCCTGTTACTATGGGAACAGCTGCAAGGCTTAAAAACATAATCTCTGGTTTGTTATCACTAACCACAACTAATGCTATAAACATAATAGTTATTGTTAGTAAGTGTTTTAGCTCAAATTTATTAAAATACG comes from Alkalicella caledoniensis and encodes:
- a CDS encoding VanZ family protein produces the protein MLDISFLVLISIPIYLTVLLVGIKKKYSLQKQLLIFGFFAYLVAVVAVTLFPFPVQRNLIEHRREINYISNNFIPFKTILETINQGYGIRRALGGNLVLLMPLSIFLPLLSNKYMNISKITLIALTTSIGIELAQFTFSLFLGFNYRMTNIDDVILNTIGALISFIIFMPIAKYLKKTVQLSI
- a CDS encoding ABC transporter ATP-binding protein, whose translation is MNLEISNISKIYNNKVILDNISFQLFGGIYGLVGPNGAGKTTLMRIICDILPQDKGYISFDGMKKEDLDEKYRDLLGYLPQELGFYEHFTGEEFLRYIAVLKGLTKKETDKKVQETLELVNLTYEKKKKIAKYSGGMKRRLGIAQALLNDPKILILDEPTVGLDPMERIRFKNLLSRISVNKVIILSTHIISDIEGLATEVILMNKGTLKGKYSPEELLGNVNGKVFEIKIEENMYGEYNETYLISRREIESDGQVRLRIISDKEVKEGNLVKGSLEDAYIYHLEKEGEKNGYSH